One stretch of Ananas comosus cultivar F153 linkage group 6, ASM154086v1, whole genome shotgun sequence DNA includes these proteins:
- the LOC109712117 gene encoding separase — protein MAPSTRANPSPSASSCAARTTRTCGARSKSCTICPSTPTWCASGAPTRTPCSCTSSWSCAPVGSSSTGSYRRATTASARRRISSAPXEWVAELLGVYGLLLECLACIGPCLAGKPYSVHLQRGQFVCCLEGQGRYAEAEEEALSLLESLRSALIPAASAPRSQKGRSADARCLLPDPKLAGCDDPEVTILAIQIIISLANCSSKYKTKDGAAFERILALVEQVQPWLPFLDPESLKKYHWLLVNALYRCSNFLVVECMSFDTDLVQRFCMFMLRECAKPSSIDRFPIIARKISSSIDLHWEGRSCLMFDILNLALESIKCGCKVCVSKSVNELLDFVLYSADSLCAANMDALTGFSELFYEKGGDFFEVSPPIASILILYATALYFVSNNIQVKQAGDNFELSSEGTTNTTLLDNVENLQKLTDSLGSLARYFHVASDRTDIAFGDPLEAQNESTMLLKSNIHTECKYLHGSASFISYLDALEFLCKILYQYANTAWKYLSEKKMICHFVKIDHVLNALHLFCDSMILAFRSIKTSEKDKERLQERRGTLLEVAISAFRISFLTTGNYQKSLSSINYAISSEWIKPQELRFLISALNNIGASLYNIGHFKQVPIVLQLCCQAIWANVNLVCRRYSDKLRGFNVDCISKDSVKDVINDAFTRIATIVDTLHRCGATDTNETVVKSLFQLSATEGIFENLNGSLVLVKQWVKIMCKDFEGVDMVDNAEVLYSSLLRYCPKCPKKIAGKILEQELLAYDMMEVRNPVLCKQMKLKVVDILLNVMYVSRDCYLGRSRVLVRKAKVLRACGIESINGSLKCLSEAICLLKDISLDSSGGNATVHHQLAIAYCLHAQCAQEANLDCKVILQDVQAALNLWLSIDIQDFCCIDGNFEMTAENMTPLLCSIADLLAMKGCLEFQFDICKLLIMIWNRADIALERFFALLWNDRRLNHSFCTIPMDGQFILNMSKHFGVNASSVDYWISCVKGNQASLCMFHQKVSLTDSVFPELSDHGFQTSFAHKVSADEVKRVASSLVSAVPLSSQSTFLAGYLYYDLAERLLLKGRYFEALCLSREALQLRKRLLKRKFIYYFRRQQQQQQPQQPVSAEKENQTTPDLVHLEAMESVATETWPDHCRSGNIEDSFLTPWAVLRCYLESILQVGIIHESTGDAAEAEILFRTGKELSHQQSLPTFGIAFSSLLGQLYRKKHLWELAESELSNAKKLLAEYDTIISCKNCKLTLEVAIHIQTGDLSRNLFEKGIKSVSGLSNAISMYRSALEKISNAELQRPCNFWDTSELNTLLVNTDHAVEAKGGARQCGTAPSFIKEVRSCICSICLSLHQRSSVDRPRCLQAEYNKQSFSNPGAGESLVNSKAKKMSRNASKGILKVEKAVAEAKTIRTRSRKLLEHKKHENVAGEVDCNYDTTVSHDLCADSLSAKCLEKKLNTSRLEDECNRDDECDKVGCWSCFLIKALNAGPLETILFLKWECHRRRILLKLLLKIARSLGAHGGKHGAHEVHDVYWQSISLLFYRSISCNYSELMGPRLIELIAGENLGDTLSIEHAEILYNMSLFSLKGCLSEQPRGTCCCLSNIQMSDVVPWLLRAFIISQQFPSLLQKVCRLLASIYLLSTLDYSTSLPLYSEKSLSLNHWAAYFHQASLGTFLHHHYFSSSRGVFNNKATEDCPRNIMADTDSRTFKFVRCSVEKLEHLEEHITDFFRSLPKVPIICISMLGDDYVNLLGETLLLPSFFPAWLLLSRLDSTSQPINMLLPVDTISVELQIEDAISGKEFINTSMVSVKSWKCPWSYTVLDYVAPSFKQLLEENFVSLSSTALSPTDGQLDLVKWWSQRTKLNNCLDKLLKIMEESWLGPWGCLFLGDHSAHQQMDMMVFKLIDYLKSQFEFEVNHSLVKAILCGAKSVADAEACISQLVLYKGYFGRGACCGEERLRAFSAACQIEADLLDSILKLLKEAINGQVVPIDREPVILVLDTDVQMLPWENLPLLRGQEIYRMPSVGSILLGFNRNQHLHKERDAMGAYFPVVDPFNAYYLLNPSGDLSSTQVEFEKLFKDHNWEGKAGNAPTTEELILALRNHDLFLYFGHGSGIQYIPGKEIEKLDQCAATLLMGCSSGTLFCKGCYAPQGVPLSYLFAGSPAIVANLWDVSDKDIDRFGKAILNSWLNDEAVAVSDCSRCSELVKEFGCMKIGEDNDNARKTRRKGYRGKKSQQSRESNKCHTCGRKRIASYMSRAREACKLPLLIGASPVCYGVPTFVRKKSE, from the exons ATGGCGCCGAGTACGCGTGCAAATCCATCCCCAAGCGCAAGCTCCTGTGCCGCGAGGACTACGAGGACGTGTGGCGCGAGATCCAAATCATGCACCATTTGTCCGAGCACCCCAACGTGGTGCGCATCAGGGGCGCCTACGAGGACGCCCTGTTCGTGCACCTCGTCATGGAGCTGTGCGCCGGTGGGGAGCTCTTCGACCGGATCATACAGAAGGGCCACTACAGCGAGCGCAAGGCGGCGCATCTCATCCGCACCANCAGAGTGGGTGGCGGAGCTTCTCGGTGTTTATGGGCTTTTGCTCGAGTGCTTGGCGTGCATCGGCCCGTGCCTCGCGGGGAAGCCCTACTCGGTGCACCTCCAGAGGGGACAGTTCGTTTGCTGCTTGGAAGGTCAGGGAAGGTATGCAGAGGCCGAGGAGGAGGCGCTATCTCTTCTTGAGAGCCTTCGATCGGCGCTGATCCCAGCTGCTTCAGCACCGAGGTCGCAGAAGGGGAGAAGCGCCGACGCCAGATGCCTATTGCCTGATCCGAAGCTCGCAGGTTGTGATGATCCAGAGGTCACAATTTTGGCCATCCAGATTATCATCAGCCTTGCTAACTGTTCTTCTAAATACAAAACAAAGGATGGAGCTGCTTTTGAGAGGATCTTGGCCCTTGTTGAGCAAGTTCAGCCATGGCTCCC GTTTCTGGATCCTGAGTCGCTGAAGAAATATCATTGGTTACTTGTGAATGCCTTGTACAGATGTTCAAATTTCCTGGTTGTAGAATGTATGTCTTTTGACACGGATTTGGTACAGCGGTTCTGTATGTTCATGTTGAGAGAGTGTGCGAAGCCCTCTTCAATCGACCGTTTTCCGATA ATTGCTCGCAAAATTAGTTCTTCCATCGACTTGCATTGGGAAGGCAGATCCTGTCTTATGTTCGATATACTAAATTTGGCCCTTGAGTCAATAAAATGTGGCTGCAAG GTTTGTGTGTCGAAATCTGTAAATGAGTTACTCGATTTTGTATTGTATTCTGCTGACAGCCTCTGTGCTGCCAACATGGATGCCCTTACAGGTTTTTCGgaattattttatgaaaaaggAGGTGATTTCTTTGAG GTTTCACCTCCTATTGCCTCAATTCTGATTCTCTATGCTACTGCCTTGTACTTCGTATCTAATAATATTCAAGTTAAGCAAGCCGGagataattttgaattatctTCTGAGGGTACTACAAATACAACTTTGCTTGACAATGTAGAAAATCTTCAGAAGTTGACTGATTCACTGGGCAGTTTAGCAAGATATTTTCACGTCGCTAGCGACAGGACTGATATTGCTTTTGGTGATCCATTAGAGGCACAGAATGAATCAACCATGCTTCTGAAGTCCAATATCCACACAGAGTGTAAATACTTGCATGGAAGTGCTTCTTTTATCTCGTATTTAGATGCTTTAGAGTTTTTATGCAAGATATTATATCAATATGCAAACACAGCCTGGAAATACTTGTCCGAGAAGAAAATGATCTGTCATTTTGTGAAGATAGACCATGTTTTGAATGCATTACATCTGTTCTGTGATTCGATGATCCTTGCTTTCAG AAGCATCAAGACATCTGAAAAGGATAAAGAGAGGCTACAGGAAAGACGTGGAACATTACTTGAAGTGGCCATTTCAGCATTCAGAATCTCTTTTCTCACCACTGGAAACTATCAG AAGAGTCTGTCCTCCATTAATTACGCCATATCAAGTGAATGGATTAAACCTCAGGAGCTGAGATTTCTTATTTCAGCACTCAATAATATTGGGGCTTCGTTGTACAATATTGGGCATTTCAAACAG GTACCAATAGTATTGCAGTTGTGTTGTCAAGCAATATGGGCAAATGTCAATCTAGTCTGCAGAAGATACTCGGACAAGCTGCGGGGGTTTAATGTTGATTGTATATCTAAGGATTCGGTAAAGGATGTCATTAATGATGCATTCACAAGGATTGCAACAATAGTTGATACTCTACACAGATGTGGTGCCACCGACACGAATGAAACTGTTGTAAAAAGCTTATTTCAACTGTCAGCCACTGAAGGCATATTTGAAAATCTAAATGGCTCTTTGGTCTTGGTTAAACAATGGGTTAAG ATAATGTGTAAAGATTTTGAAGGTGTTGACATGGTAGATAATGCTGAAGTTCTCTACTCCTCACTATTGAGATACTGTCCAAAATGCCCAAAGAAGATTGCAGGCAAGATTCTTGAGCAG GAGCTTCTTGCATATGACATGATGGAAGTTCGAAACCCAGTTCTTTGTAAACAGATGAAACTAAAAGTTGTGGATATTCTCTTAAATGTTATGTATGTGTCAAGAGATTGTTATTTGGGAAGATCAAGGGTACTTGTTAGAAAGGCGAAAGTACTTCGAGCTTGCGGAATAGAGAGCATAAATGGCTCTCTGAAATGTCTCTCTGAAGCCATTTGTTTACTT AAAGACATATCATTAGATTCTTCTGGAGGTAATGCTACTGTACATCATCAGTTGGCCATCGCATACTGCTTGCATGCACAATGTGCCCAGGAAGCCAATCTCGACTGTAAG GTTATCCTGCAAGATGTTCAAGCCGCATTAAATTTGTGGCTAAGCATTGACATCCAGGATTTTTGTTGTATAGATGGAAATTTTGAAATGACAGCTGAAAATATGACACCGTTATTGTGTTCCATAGCTGATTTGTTAGCCATGAAG GGATGCTTGGAGTTTCAGTTTGACATCTGCAAGCTACTGATCATGATATGGAATCGCGCGGATATTGCTCTTGAAAGATTTTTTGCCTTGCTATGGAATGATAGGCGTCTTAATCATTCGTTTTGTACCATTCCAATGGATGGACAGTTCATTTTGAATATGTCAAAACACTTCGGTGTTAATGCTAGCTCTGTTGATTATTGGATTAGTTGTGTAAAAGGTAATCAGGCTTCACTATGTATGTTTCATCAGAAGGTGTCACTGACTGATTCAGTTTTTCCTGAATTAAGTGATCATGGTTTTCAAACGTCATTTGCTCATAAAGTCAGTGCTGATGAAGTTAAAAGGGTTGCATCTTCTCTTGTTTCTGCT GTTCCTTTGTCAAGTCAATCAACTTTCCTTGCTGGATATCTGTATTATGATTTGGCTGAAAGGCTTCTGTTAAAGGGAAGATATTTTGAG gCTCTTTGCCTTTCAAGAGAGGCTCTTCAGTTGCGAAAGAGACTTCTAAAAAGGAAGTTCATCTACTACTTtaggcggcagcagcagcagcagcaaccaCAACAGCCTGTAAGTgctgaaaaagaaaatcagaCAACACCAGACCTTGTTCACCTTGAAGCGATGGAATCAGTTGCAACTGAAACTTGGCCAGATCATTGTAGGTCCGGAAACATAGAGGACTCCTTCCTTACTCCATGGGCTGTTCTTAGATGCTACCTTGAAAGCATTTTGCAg GTGGGGATTATTCATGAATCAACTGGTGATGCTGCTGAAGCTGAAATACTTTTCCGGACAGGAAAAGAGTTGTCCCATCAGCAAAGTCTACCTACTTTTGGGATTGCTTTTTCATCATTATTAG GTCAATTGTACCGTAAGAAACACTTATGGGAGTTAGCAGAAAGTGAGCTCAGTAATGCTAAAAAGCTTCTAGCAGAATATGATACGATTATTTCCTGCAAGAACTGTAAGCTGACCCTTGAGGTTGCAATTCATATCCAAACTGGAGATTTATCTAGAAACCTCTTTGAGAAAGGAATTAAATCTGTCAGTGGCCTATCAAATGCTATAAGCATGTATAGATCAGCTCTAGAGAAAATTAGTAATGCTGAATTACAACGCCCTTGTAACTTCTGGGATACATCTGAACTCAACACTCTCTTGGTTAACACAGATCATGCTGTAGAAGCCAAAGGCGGAGCTCGACAATGTGGTACAGCACCCTCATTCATTAAGGAAGTAAGGTCATGTATATGCAGCATCTGTCTTTCTTTACACCAGCGTTCCAGTGTCGACCGTCCTAGATGTTTGCAGGCAGAGTATAACAAACAATCCTTCTCGAATCCTGGAGCTGGAGAGTCGCTTGTGAATAGTAAAGCCAAAAAAATGTCAAGAAATGCATCAAAGGGTATATTGAAGGTGGAAAAAGCAGTGGCTGAAGCAAAAACAATAAGAACTCGTTCTCGTAAACTGCTTGAACACAAAAAACATGAAAATGTTGCAGGTGAAGTGGATTGTAATTATGACACAACTGTGAGTCATGACCTCTGTGCTGATTCTCTTAGTGCTAAATGTTTAGAGAAGAAACTAAACACAAGCCGCCTAGAGGATGAATGCAATAGAGATGATGAATGTGACAAAGTAGGATGTTGGAGCTGTTTTCTTATTAAAGCACTAAATGCCGGGCCTTTGGAAACCATTTTGTTTCTGAAATGGGAATGCCATCGGAGGCGTATTCTTCTGAAACTGCTATTAAAAATAG CAAGATCCTTGGGGGCTCATGGTGGAAAGCATGGTGCACATGAAGTACATGATGTATATTGGCAATCTATTTCTCTGTTGTTCTACAGATCCATTTCTTGCAACTACTCTGAACTTATGGGGCCTCGCTTAATTGAGCTAATTGCGGGCGAGAATTTAGGCGATACTCTTTCTATTGAGCATGCAGAGATACTGTATAACATGAGCCTCTTTTCTCTAAAGGGATGCCTTTCAGAGCAACCTAG GGGCACATGCTGCTGCCTTTCTAATATACAAATGTCTGATGTTGTTCCTTGGTTGTTGAGAGCATTCATAATTTCCCAACAGTTCCCCTCACTTCTTCAGAAG GTTTGCAGGCTTCTTGCTTCCATATATTTGCTTTCAACATTGGATTACTCTACTTCTTTACCCTTGTATTCTGAGAAATCCCTCTCTTTGAATCATTGGGCTGCGTACTTCCATCAAGCGTCTCTCGGTACTTTTCTGCATCACCATTACTTTTCTAGTTCCAGAGGGGTCTTCAACAATAAAGCTACTGAG GACTGCCCTCGTAATATCATGGCTGACACAGACAGCAGAACTTTCAAGTTTGTGAG ATGTTCAGTAGAGAAACTCGAACATCTCGAAGAGCATATAACTGACTTTTTTAGGAGCCTCCCGAAAGTTCCTATCATTTGCATCAGCATGCTTGGAGATGATTATGTTAATCTCCTAGGAGAAACTCTCCTTCTCCCTTCGTTCTTTCCGGCTTGGCTTTTGCTGTCAAGATTGGATTCAACTAGCCAACCAATCAATATGCTTCTGCCTGTAGACACAATTTCAGTAG AGCTGCAAATTGAAGATGCTATTTCTGGCAAAGAATTCATCAATACAAGCATGGTCTCTGTTAAGAGCTGGAAGTGCCCTTGGAGTTATACTGTTCTGGATTATGTAGCCCCCTCTTTTAAACAGCTATTGGAAGAGAACTTTGTATCTCTATCTAGCACAGCTCTTTCTCCAACTGATGGACAATTGGACCTCGTCAAGTGGTGGTCACAGAGAACCAAGCTCAATAATTGTCTAGATAAGTTGTTGAA AATCATGGAGGAATCATGGTTGGGACCTTGGGGTTGCTTGTTTTTGGGTGACCATTCAGCTCATCAACAGATGGACATGATGGTATTCAAGTTAATCGATTATCTAAAATCTCAATTCGAGTTTGAAGTTAATCATAGTCTTGTGAAAGCTATCCTATGTGGTGCCAAGTCAGTAGCAGATGCGGAAGCATGCATTTCTCAACTTGTATTATATAAAGGCTACTTTGGTAGGGGAGCATGTTGTGGGGAGGAAAGACTTAGGGCTTTCTCTGCAGCTTGCCAGATAGAAGCCGATTTGTTAGACTCAATACTTAAGTTACTCAAAGAAGCAATCAACGGGCAGGTAGTACCAATAGATAGAGAACCAGTGATTCTTGTACTGGATACTGATGTGCAG ATGCTCCCCTGGGAGAATTTACCATTGCTAAGGGGTCAAGAGATCTATCGCATGCCATCAGTAGGAAGTATTCTTTTGGGATTCAATAGAAACCAGCACCTTCATAAAGAGAGGGATGCAATGGGTGCTTACTTTCCTGTTGTTGACCCTTTCAATGCTTACTACTTGTTGAACCCTAGTGGGGATCTCAGCAGCACACAAGTGGAATTTGAGAAGCTGTTCAAAGATCACAACTGGGAG GGGAAAGCTGGAAATGCTCCAACAACTGAAGAGTTGATTTTGGCTTTGCGGAATCATGACCTTTTCCTTTACTTCGGTCATGGAAGTG GAATTCAATACATTCCaggaaaagaaattgaaaaattggACCAATGTGCAGCTACTCTCCTTATGGGTTGTAGTAGCGGAACACTCTTCTGCAAAGGGTGCTATGCTCCTCAAGGTGTCCCTTTGTCCTATTTATTTGCTGGATCTCCTGCTATCGTCGCAAACTTATGGGATGTTTCCGATAAAGATATTGACCGATTTGGTAAAGCCATCCTTAATTCATGGCTGAATGACGAAGCAGTAGCTGTTAGCGACTGTTCGAGGTGCTCTGAATTAGTGAAAGAATTCGGATGCATGAAGATTGGAGAAGATAACGATAATGCTAGAAAGACAAGAAGGAAAGGGTATAGAGGGAAGAAGTCTCAGCAATCACGTGAGAGCAATAAATGCCACACTTGTGGGAGAAAGAGGATAGCTTCATATATGAGCCGGGCACGAGAGGCTTGCAAGCTCCCATTGTTAATTGGGGCATCTCCTGTTTGTTATGGGGTGCCGACTTTCGTGAGGAAAAAATCAGAATGA
- the LOC109711826 gene encoding uncharacterized protein LOC109711826, with the protein MARSARGRRLSTRQLRPTPYPIPSYSRKAEKQASRKKTPLASLEKKDWEDATCSVCMEYPHNAVLLLCSSHNKGCRPYMCGTSYRHSNCLDQFEKAYTKETSLNEDSHANSSLSWPPSEKSEVMELSCPLCRGQVKGWTVVERAREYLNTKKRTCMQDGCSYMGTYKELKRHVRSEHPSAKPREVDPVLEQKWRTLEHERERQDVISTIRSTMPRSVVFGDYVIEMGDSDGESDEEIGDANGDFRGGGRGISRSILYFLFRESARLMRLHRENNNSAIESRDEDNSYAPINGSGGSGDLNAAYPSDDDDEVDPVMARGGGMGVVSSERRRRRRRRSRGRLVMHVG; encoded by the coding sequence ATGGCGAGAAGTGCACGGGGCCGGAGGCTGTCAACTCGCCAGCTCAGGCCGACTCCCTATCCCATTCCTTCCTATAGCAGGAAAGCCGAGAAACAAGCCAGCCGAAAGAAAACACCATTAGCCTCTTTGGAGAAAAAGGACTGGGAAGATGCCACCTGCTCGGTGTGTATGGAGTACCCACACAATGCTGTCCTCCTACTTTGTTCATCCCACAACAAGGGCTGCCGCCCGTATATGTGTGGGACCAGTTACCGCCACTCCAACTGTCTCGACCAGTTTGAGAAGGCCTACACTAAAGAGACATCCCTCAACGAGGACTCACACGCCAATAGTAGTCTTTCCTGGCCCCCGAGTGAGAAGTCCGAAGTAATGGAGCTTTCATGCCCTTTATGCCGTGGCCAGGTGAAAGGCTGGACGGTGGTGGAGCGAGCTCGAGAATATCTTAATACTAAAAAGAGGACTTGCATGCAAGATGGCTGCTCGTATATGGGGACTTATAAGGAACTTAAAAGGCATGTGAGGTCCGAGCACCCTTCTGCGAAGCCAAGAGAGGTGGATCCAGTACTTGAGCAGAAGTGGAGGACGCTGGAACATGAAAGGGAGAGGCAGGATGTGATCAGTACAATTAGGTCAACGATGCCGAGATCTGTGGTATTTGGGGATTATGTAATTGAAATGGGTGACAGCGATGGTGAGAGTGATGAGGAGATTGGCGATGCCAACGGGGACTTTCGAGGAGGGGGTCGGGGTATTAGCAGGAGCATCCTGTACTTTTTATTTAGGGAGAGTGCGAGACTCATGAGGCTTCATAGGGAGAATAATAATAGTGCTATTGAAAGTAGAGACGAGGATAACAGTTATGCTCCCATTAATGGAAGTGGTGGCAGTGGTGATCTAAATGCTGCTTATCCATcggatgatgatgacgaggttGATCCGGTTATGGCACGAGGGGGAGGTATGGGTGTTGTGAGCTCGGAGAGGCGGAGGAGACGGCGTCGCAGGAGCAGGGGAAGGTTGGTCATGCATGTAGGCTGA